The following proteins are co-located in the Manihot esculenta cultivar AM560-2 chromosome 7, M.esculenta_v8, whole genome shotgun sequence genome:
- the LOC110619212 gene encoding receptor-like protein EIX2, protein MVDCLKCGREALIDFKTGLNDPDKLLSSWQGRNCCQWWGIYCDNRTRVVVSVNLHNPHENSGMSGEIRSSLTKLKSLRNLDLSSNSFMGIPIAEFFHSLKKLQYLNLENSDLGGKIPSILGNISSLLNLGLSRNELNGTLPFNLENLSKLSTLDVSSNHLTGSLPSIIGQLSELSVLDVSFNHLYGIVSESHFSKLTKLETLRFSSSSLILKVGSNWIPPFQVQVLEMSSCHVGPPFPAWLQTQNELGFLDLSNASISGLIPNWFWDISSDITWLNFSFNQLRGPIPYPLRLSPIPYPLRLSFPESIDWSSNLFEGPLPLPNPGIKALSLSNNQFSGPIPESIDKLGENFTFLSLASNQLTGEIPPSIGELQGLKIIDLSKNNLSGSIPSSIGRCYQLNVLDLQTNNLSGVIPESLGQLLFLETLYLSNNMISGEIPLSLQNLLSLETLDLGSNKMTGYIPSWIGRDLKFLRILSLRSNAFTGEIPTTLADLKHLQVLDLAEILLDGEFPANLGNPQGRIPFVGHLTTFEASCFADNPNLCGAPLDVECPGDNSTNAGTKEKVSSRSCNDDNKWFYLAIGLGFATNILVPSLILATKKSWSDAYFGFAEKVADRLTPWACKTRWIDYCGHARDQHPMANSACDEEVAARWDCLLFIVEGRSCMESVRCRIGLDKGERGGQELGVIEKELEGI, encoded by the exons ATGGTGGATTGCTTAAAATGTGGGAGAGAAGCTCTTATTGACTTCAAAACTGGTCTAAACGATCCTGACAAGCTTTTGTCATCATGGCAAGGAAGGAACTGTTGTCAGTGGTGGGGCATCTATTGCGATAATAGAACAAGAGTTGTTGTTTCCGTTAATCTCCACAACCCACATGAGAACTCAGGCATGAGTGGGGAGATTAGATCTTCATTGACAAAACTAAAGTCCTTGAGAAATTTGGACTTGAGTTCTAATTCATTCATGGGCATCCCCATTGCTGAATTCTTTCATTCTTTGAAGAAACTGCAATATCTAAACCTTGAAAATTCTGACCTCGGCGGCAAAATTCCTTCAATTTTGGGAAACATCTCTTCCTTGCTGAATCTTGGACTCAGTAGGAATGAATTAAATGGAACTCTTCCATTTAACCTGGAAAATCTTTCCAAGTTGTCTACCCTTGATGTTTCAAGCAATCATTTAACAGGATCTCTTCCAAGTATTATTGGACAACTTTCTGAGTTGTCTGTCTTGGATGTCTCTTTCAATCATCTTTATGGTATTGTCTCTGAATCCCACTTTTCCAAGTTAACAAAATTAGAGACCTTGCGTTTCTCTTCCAGTTCTTTGATTCTCAAGGTGGGTTCAAATTGGATTCCTCCATTTCAAGTGCAAGTGCTTGAAATGAGTTCATGCCATGTAGGACCTCCATTTCCAGCATGGCTTCAAACTCAAAATGAACTTGGTTTTCTTGATTTATCAAATGCTAGTATTTCAGGTCTAATTCCCAATTGGTTTTGGGATATTTCTAGCGATATCACTTGGCTGAATTTTTCTTTCAATCAACTTCGGGGTCCCATACCTTATCCTTTAAGATTATCTCCCATACCTTATCCTTTAAGATTATCTTTCCCTGAAAGTATTGATTGGAGCTCTAATCTCTTTGAAGGACCCCTTCCTCTTCCAAATCCTGGAATTAAAGCATTGAGTCTTTCCAATAATCAATTTTCAGGCCCTATTCCTGAAAGCATAGACAAACTTGGTGAAAACTTTACCTTCCTTTCTCTTGCAAGCAATCAACTGACTGGTGAAATCCCACCTTCCATTGGAGAACTCCAGGGATTGAAGATCATTGATCTTTCAAAAAACAACTTATCAGGAAGCATTCCATCCAGCATAGGAAGATGTTACCAACTAAATGTCCTAGATCTTCAAACCAACAATTTGTCTGGGGTGATTCCTGAATCGCTGGGTCAGCTACTCTTCCTTGAAACACTATATCTCAGTAACAACATGATCTCTGGAGAAATCCCTTTGTCTCTCCAAAATTTGTTGAGTTTGGAAACTTTAGACCTTGGAAGTAACAAAATGACTGGTTACATCCCATCATGgattggaagagatttgaaatTTCTTAGAATTCTGAGCTTGAGGTCAAATGCATTTACTGGAGAGATTCCAACTACGCTAGCAGATTTGAAGCATCTACAAGTGCTAGACCTTGCAGAAATTTTGTTAGATGGTGAATTTCCTGCTAATTTGGGTAATCCTCAAG GTAGAATCCCTTTTGTAGGACACCTGACAACTTTTGAGGCATCTTGCTTTGCTGATAATCCTAATCTATGTGGAGCTCCCCTTGATGTTGAGTGTCCAGGTGACAATTCCACTAATGCAGGAACAAAAGAGAAGGTCTCTAGCAGAAGTTGTAATGATGACAACAAGTGGTTTTACTTGGCGATTGGGTTGGGATTTGCAACTAATATATTGGTTCCTTCTCTCATTTTGGCAACTAAGAAATCATGGAGTGATGCCTACTTTGGTTTTGCAGAGAAGGTTGCTGATAGATTAACACCTTGGGCATGCAAAACAAGATGG ATAGACTA TTGTGGGCATGCGAGGGACCAACACCCAATGGCCAATTCAGCTTGCGACGAGGAGGTGGCAGCTAGATGGGATTGTCTTTTGTTCATAGTGGAAGGACGAAGCTGCATGGAATCAGTACGATGTAGAATTGGTTTGGATAAAGGAGAAAGAGGTGGGCAGGAATTAGGAGTAATAGAAAAAGAGTTGGAAGGCATTTGA
- the LOC110618603 gene encoding ABC transporter G family member 1 — MASLHSDQEIMTALQVETMNPLPPIRKGRGGGGGGGGGCGVADGVSLTWEDLWVTVSNGRKGNKSILQGVTGYAQPGELLAIMGPSGCGKSTLLDALAGRLSSKAKQTGDILINGHKQRLAYGTSAYVTQDDTLITTLTVREAVYYSAQLQLPDSMSKSEKKERAEMTIREMGLQGAMNTRIGGWGVKGLSGGQKRRVSICIEILTHPKLLFLDEPTSGLDSAASYYVMSRIATLEQKDGIRRTIIASIHQPSSEVFHLFNSLCLLSSGKVIYFGPASAANEFFALNGFPCPILQNPSDHFLKTINKDFEKDLEQGNGEAMSTEEAIATLIKSYKSSTNYQQVRRQVAEIYKQESGEVEKERSRATFLTQSLVLTRRSFVNMYRDLGYYWLRLAVYVALAISLATVFSDIGFSYKSIQDRGSLLMFVATFLTFMTIGGFPSFVEDMKVFERERLNGHYGATAFVLGNTFSSMPYLLLVSLIPGAITYYLPGLHKGSEHFLYFIMTLFACMTLVESMMMTVASIVPNFLMGIITGSGIQAIMCLVGGFFRLPNDLPRPFWKYPVFYVSFHRYAYQGLFKNEFEGLKFPSNDQAGRLQEDSRTIGGEEIVRKIWQMDLSYSKWVDLSVLLGMVVIYRLVFLGIIKIKEKVKPVIAAFVSVPPKQTTQIMENPITTPLHGENYN; from the exons ATGGCTTCTTTGCATAGTGACCAAGAGATCATGACTGCATTACAAGTGGAAACTATGAATCCACTGCCACCCATTAGAAAAGGCAGAGGAGGAGGGGGTGGTGGTGGCGGCGGCTGCGGTGTCGCTGATGGTGTTTCGTTGACTTGGGAGGACTTATGGGTGACTGTTTCAAATGGGAGAAAAGGTAACAAATCCATACTGCAGGGTGTAACTGGCTATGCTCAGCCTGGTGAGCTGCTGGCTATAATGGGTCCTTCTGGTTGTGGCAAGTCTACCCTTCTTGATGCTTTAGCCG GAAGGCTCAGTTCAAAAGCGAAGCAAACAGGAGATATTCTAATCAACGGACATAAACAAAGATTGGCTTACGGCACATCG GCATATGTAACTCAAGATGACACTTTGATCACAACATTAACAGTAAGAGAAGCAGTTTACTACTCAGCTCAGCTTCAGTTGCCAGATTCAATGTCAAAATCAGAGAAGAAGGAGAGAGCAGAGATGACAATAAGAGAAATGGGATTACAAGGAGCCATGAACACAAGAATAGGAGGCTGGGGAGTGAAAGGCCTCAGTGGTGGGCAAAAGAGAAGAGTCAGCATTTGCATAGAAATCCTTACACACCCTAAGCTTCTCTTCCTTGATGAACCCACAAGTGGCCTTGATAGTGCAGCTTCTTATTATGTGATGAGCAGAATTGCAACTCTGGAACAGAAAGATGGGATCAGAAGAACTATCATTGCTTCTATTCATCAGCCCAGCAGTGAAGTCTTTCATCTATTCAATAGCCTTTGCCTTCTTTCTTCTGGTAAAGTGATATATTTTGGCCCAGCTTCTGCAGCAAATGAG TTTTTTGCTTTGAATGGCTTCCCCTGCCCTATTCTCCAGAACCCATCTGATCATTTCCTGAAAACCATAAACAAAGATTTTGAGAAG GATCTTGAACAAGGAAATGGCGAGGCAATGAGCACAGAGGAAGCAATTGCTACCCTTATAAAATCATACAAATCATCCACCAATTATCAACAAGTTCGAAGACAAGTTGCTGAAATATACAAACAA GAGTCTGGAGAGGTGGAGAAGGAAAGAAGTCGGGCTACCTTCCTCACTCAGAGTCTGGTCCTTACAAGAAGGTCTTTTGTGAACATGTATCGAGACCTAGGCTATTACTGGCTGCGTCTCGCAGTCTATGTGGCCTTGGCTATAAGCCTTGCAACTGTGTTTTCAGATATTGGATTTAGTTATAAGTCGATCCAG GATAGAGGCTCACTGCTAATGTTTGTTGCTACTTTCTTGACGTTCATGACCATTGGTGGATTCCCTTCTTTTGTGGAGGACATGAAG GTGTTTGAGCGAGAAAGATTAAATGGGCATTATGGAGCAACTGCATTTGTCCTCGGCAACACATTCTCTTCAATGCCATACTTGCTGCTTGTATCCCTAATTCCTGGAGCTATAACTTACTATCTTCCTGGTCTTCACAAGGGATCTGAACACTTCCTATACTTCATTATGACATTATTTGCTTGTATGACGCTTGTTGAGAGCATGATGATGACTGTTGCAAGCATAGTTCCAAATTTTCTAATGGGTATTATAACTGGATCTGGGATTCAAGCAATCATGTGTTTAGTTGGAGGATTCTTCAGGTTGCCAAATGATCTTCCAAGGCCATTTTGGAAGTACCCAGTCTTCTATGTTTCTTTCCATAGGTATGCTTATCAAGGCCTGTTCAAAAATGAATTTGAAGGCCTAAAGTTTCCTAGTAACGATCAAGCTGGGAGGCTGCAGGAAGATTCACGTACCATTGGTGGTGAAGAAATTGTGAGGAAGATTTGGCAAATGGATTTGAGTTACTCTAAGTGGGTTGATCTTTCTGTTTTGTTAGGAATGGTTGTGATTTACAGGCTTGTGTTCTTGGGTATTATCAAGATAAAGGAGAAGGTTAAGCCTGTTATTGCAGCTTTTGTTTCAGTTCCTCCTAAGCAAACTACACAAATCATGGAGAATCCCATCACTACACCTTTGCATGGGGAGAATTATAACTAA